Proteins encoded within one genomic window of Streptomyces sp. NBC_00523:
- a CDS encoding DUF7822 domain-containing protein, whose product MANRSYLYSADSVPSDADIPQRIRCVSEHNWDIPLAHKLLVGYGTTVVPSMIWNHPICIAADYADGAALLRGVLRAVGNGLEDDAEFAECVARTTAHLEKQEAKFFLLETGEIVSMADDDPAESVRRLASEDVPEAVALAEAAIAGRNDAWLASVRADWQRHFASFYADALYFSFPEPTDN is encoded by the coding sequence ATGGCGAATCGTTCGTATCTCTACTCCGCCGACTCGGTTCCGAGCGACGCGGACATCCCGCAGCGCATCCGCTGCGTATCCGAGCACAACTGGGACATCCCGCTCGCGCACAAGCTCCTGGTGGGGTACGGGACGACGGTGGTCCCGTCCATGATCTGGAACCACCCGATCTGCATCGCGGCGGATTACGCCGACGGGGCGGCGCTGCTCCGCGGCGTCCTGCGCGCGGTCGGCAACGGCTTGGAGGACGATGCCGAGTTCGCCGAGTGCGTGGCCAGGACCACGGCCCACCTGGAGAAGCAGGAGGCGAAGTTCTTCCTGCTCGAAACGGGCGAGATCGTCTCGATGGCAGACGACGACCCGGCGGAGAGCGTACGGCGTCTGGCGTCCGAGGACGTCCCCGAGGCCGTCGCCCTCGCCGAGGCGGCGATCGCCGGCCGCAACGACGCCTGGCTCGCTTCCGTACGGGCCGACTGGCAGCGGCACTTCGCGTCGTTCTACGCCGACGCTCTCTACTTCTCCTTTCCCGAACCCACGGACAACTGA
- a CDS encoding MFS transporter: MLAAFTLNTAENLPIGLLEVISASLRVPVSAVGLLVTGYGLTVAVASLPLAHATRAVPRRHVLTGLLAVLIVSSLCAAAVASYSVLLLSRLLTALAQALFWAVMGPVAVGLFPPGVRGRVVGALSVAGSLALVLGVPAGTWLGRQSAWQVPVALLAALGLAALVPIAVLLPTSRPEEGSAARGSRPDARRFAVVLAVGTLSATGAFAGYTYVVRFLGEVSGFSTSAVSALLVAFGLACLAGVTVTGAVLDRFPRAALTAAVATQAVGMLGLYAAGTEPVAAVVFLTLTGAALGPVFMTTQNAMLHCAPGRTDIALAANSGSYNAGIAAGAALGGLVLSLAGVRGTFLCGGLLTVAACAVLSAAHLLPSPPRAPGYEPRSP; the protein is encoded by the coding sequence ATGCTGGCCGCCTTCACCCTCAACACCGCGGAGAACCTGCCGATCGGCCTCCTGGAGGTGATCTCCGCAAGCCTCCGGGTCCCGGTCTCGGCAGTCGGTCTCCTGGTCACCGGCTACGGCCTGACCGTGGCCGTCGCGTCACTCCCGCTCGCCCACGCCACGCGGGCCGTGCCCCGACGCCATGTGCTCACCGGACTGCTGGCCGTGCTGATCGTGTCCAGCCTGTGCGCGGCGGCGGTCGCCTCCTACTCGGTGCTTCTCCTCTCGCGGCTGCTCACCGCGCTCGCCCAAGCCTTGTTCTGGGCCGTGATGGGACCGGTCGCGGTCGGCCTGTTCCCGCCCGGAGTCCGTGGCCGTGTGGTCGGGGCGCTGTCCGTCGCCGGTTCGCTCGCCCTCGTACTCGGTGTTCCCGCCGGAACGTGGCTGGGACGGCAGAGCGCGTGGCAGGTGCCCGTCGCCCTGCTCGCGGCGCTGGGGCTCGCCGCGCTGGTGCCGATCGCCGTGCTGCTGCCGACGTCCCGCCCCGAGGAGGGGAGCGCCGCCCGCGGCTCCCGCCCCGATGCGCGTCGGTTCGCCGTCGTCCTGGCGGTCGGGACCCTGTCCGCCACCGGGGCCTTCGCGGGATACACCTACGTCGTCAGGTTCCTGGGCGAGGTGAGCGGGTTCTCCACGAGCGCGGTCAGCGCCCTGCTCGTGGCGTTCGGCCTGGCGTGTCTGGCCGGAGTGACGGTCACCGGGGCCGTGCTGGACCGCTTCCCACGAGCGGCACTGACCGCCGCCGTCGCCACGCAGGCGGTGGGCATGCTCGGTCTGTACGCGGCCGGGACCGAGCCCGTGGCGGCGGTGGTGTTCCTGACGCTGACGGGCGCGGCACTCGGACCGGTCTTCATGACCACCCAGAACGCGATGCTGCACTGCGCCCCGGGCCGCACGGACATCGCACTCGCGGCGAACTCCGGCTCCTACAACGCCGGAATCGCGGCGGGCGCCGCACTCGGCGGGCTGGTCCTCTCGCTCGCCGGAGTGCGGGGCACCTTCCTCTGCGGCGGGCTCCTGACCGTCGCGGCCTGCGCCGTGCTGTCGGCGGCGCACCTGCTGCCAAGTCCGCCGCGCGCTCCCGGGTACGAGCCGCGTTCACCGTGA
- a CDS encoding YciI family protein, with protein MAKFILLVNHDGGVFEEQMDTWQPGDIAAHLDYYALLTKELTESGELVQFMALADPRQARTVRADGVAPAVVTDGPCAGSKEVLAGFNVFEVESEERALEIAARISAVPGPGGVPTQQPVEVRRVTADEHGGTE; from the coding sequence ATGGCGAAATTCATTCTGCTGGTCAACCACGACGGCGGGGTCTTCGAGGAGCAGATGGACACCTGGCAGCCGGGTGACATCGCGGCCCACCTCGACTACTACGCCCTGTTGACCAAGGAGTTGACCGAGAGCGGGGAGCTGGTCCAGTTCATGGCGCTGGCCGATCCGCGCCAGGCCCGCACGGTCCGCGCGGACGGCGTCGCGCCTGCGGTGGTGACCGACGGGCCGTGCGCCGGGTCCAAGGAGGTCCTGGCCGGCTTCAACGTCTTCGAGGTCGAGTCGGAGGAGCGGGCGCTGGAGATCGCCGCCCGTATCTCCGCCGTTCCGGGCCCCGGCGGCGTGCCCACGCAGCAGCCGGTCGAGGTGCGGCGGGTCACGGCCGACGAGCACGGCGGGACGGAGTGA
- a CDS encoding O-acetyl-ADP-ribose deacetylase produces MSTPSDVTVTLVRGDITRQSVDAVVNAANSSLLGGGGVDGAIHRRGGPAILAACRELRASRYGKGLRTGQAVATTAGKLDARWVVHTVGPVWSRTEDRSALLESCYRESLRVAAELGARTVAFPAISTGVYGWPMDDGARIAVRTVLAEAAAPVEEVRFVLFDAAAYGEFEEALAAARP; encoded by the coding sequence ATGAGCACGCCTTCCGACGTCACCGTCACCCTCGTACGCGGAGACATCACCCGCCAGTCCGTCGACGCCGTCGTCAACGCCGCGAACTCCTCGCTGCTCGGCGGCGGGGGCGTGGACGGAGCGATCCACCGCCGGGGCGGTCCCGCGATCCTCGCCGCCTGCCGGGAGCTGCGCGCCTCGCGGTACGGCAAGGGGCTCCGCACGGGCCAGGCGGTCGCCACCACCGCCGGAAAGCTCGACGCCCGCTGGGTCGTGCACACGGTCGGCCCGGTGTGGAGCCGGACCGAGGACCGCTCGGCCCTGCTGGAGTCGTGCTACCGCGAATCCCTCCGCGTCGCGGCGGAACTCGGGGCCCGTACCGTCGCCTTTCCCGCGATCTCCACCGGCGTCTACGGCTGGCCCATGGACGACGGGGCCCGCATCGCCGTCCGCACCGTGCTGGCGGAGGCCGCGGCACCCGTCGAGGAGGTGCGGTTCGTGCTCTTCGACGCGGCCGCGTACGGGGAGTTCGAGGAGGCCCTGGCGGCGGCGCGGCCCTGA
- a CDS encoding tetratricopeptide repeat protein gives MPTAPQNTDELYDALQENQRRPYGRARTVAAEELAEAAERFEDPLALVRTLFELQEAYTYGSEPRKSPVVFARLLTLFDEQPDVFTDRLRHLLFWRFKWVANSLRALPEIPLTSLRQWLTEMRGRYEKAGLGLQPYYAQTYQLAAHLGEDTAPAYELWAARTRTPFSDCEACEICERALHHLEGGDDARALRTWEPVLEGKESCQEEPARSLSYALLPLLRTGGADRARELHLAGYRGCRRNPSMAGEVGRHLEFCALTGNEARGLELLAENRVLFSEVDSPLDQFDFLTGVEVLLRRVESLGHGELPAAGYPGRTWTVAGLCAEVRERADDLAARFDVRNGTTAHADRRKARLGRAPLLDALELTLRTRALDDLSPAAPAAAPPAHQAPAVPDTVPELIARARELDEQGHPDAQPCWDRLRTLVAAPDYTHPEDPAVGPLARLRADLLSDEAAGAAHRDDDAQAAVLYAEAAALYEAAELPGEAAVVHAAAALARSEAEGEAADAEEKAEGLTTGHAHVVRLHEETPGLTPCQEGRLLRMRASALCLRAQLTRSEKHLAAAAAEVEQLHAFATRHELTAQISGAVLLRAGTHALSGDLPTALTVLDAHADRLRQHGPAWHLPRTLGLRGRFRMGLRDAQAAYAELSEAVRAAAAWPPRVSDTATLHGDLAEVCMHLGRPEEALRHLTRSAELDLRQGKRTDAFCTYSNAAQLSLDLGRVEDSIALLDSVLAEPDIAAGEVDDRLTAQLRLNRARALHAGEDLKAATTEFVALAAESAGWDDDPGSHAMIAAETAVLLGEAGDFDRATEAIGQALTAHARAPRYEQLSNALRELARLQAEQQGADGLPDALARLADADRVADDARAAGYEPHGRSLETALAYEHGRVHAYAGEYEDALTALEKALGGLGEPGPENAGEWAECTRLAGVVEGIYLERTAAALTRLDTAIPRLAALGHTEETEALTALATRLRDEE, from the coding sequence ATGCCGACCGCACCCCAGAACACCGACGAGCTGTACGACGCGCTCCAGGAGAACCAGCGGCGCCCCTACGGCCGCGCCCGCACCGTCGCCGCCGAGGAACTCGCGGAGGCCGCCGAGCGGTTCGAGGATCCCCTGGCCCTCGTCCGTACGCTCTTCGAGCTCCAGGAGGCGTACACGTACGGCTCCGAGCCCCGCAAGTCGCCCGTGGTCTTCGCCCGGCTGCTCACCCTCTTCGACGAGCAGCCCGACGTCTTCACCGACCGGCTGCGCCATCTGCTGTTCTGGCGGTTCAAGTGGGTGGCGAACTCCCTGCGCGCCCTGCCCGAGATCCCGCTGACCAGCCTGCGGCAGTGGCTCACCGAGATGCGCGGCCGGTACGAGAAGGCCGGCCTCGGCCTCCAGCCGTACTACGCCCAGACCTACCAGCTGGCCGCCCACCTCGGCGAGGACACCGCCCCCGCCTACGAGCTGTGGGCGGCCCGCACCCGCACTCCGTTCAGCGACTGCGAAGCCTGCGAGATATGCGAACGGGCCCTCCACCACCTGGAGGGCGGCGACGACGCCCGCGCCCTGCGCACCTGGGAACCCGTCCTCGAAGGCAAGGAGAGCTGCCAGGAGGAGCCCGCCCGCTCCCTCTCGTACGCCCTGCTGCCCCTGCTGCGCACCGGCGGCGCCGACCGCGCCCGCGAACTGCACCTCGCCGGCTACCGGGGCTGCCGCCGCAACCCCTCGATGGCCGGGGAGGTCGGCCGCCACCTGGAGTTCTGCGCCCTCACCGGCAACGAGGCCCGCGGGCTCGAACTGCTCGCCGAGAACCGCGTCCTGTTCTCCGAGGTGGACTCGCCCCTCGACCAGTTCGACTTCCTGACCGGCGTCGAGGTCCTTCTGCGGCGCGTCGAGTCCCTCGGCCACGGCGAGCTGCCGGCCGCCGGGTACCCGGGCCGCACCTGGACCGTGGCCGGACTGTGTGCCGAGGTCCGGGAGCGTGCCGACGACCTCGCCGCCCGCTTCGACGTCCGCAACGGCACCACGGCCCACGCCGACCGGCGCAAGGCCCGCCTCGGCCGCGCACCGCTGCTCGACGCGCTGGAACTGACCCTGCGCACCCGCGCCCTCGACGACCTGTCCCCGGCCGCCCCGGCCGCCGCGCCCCCCGCCCACCAGGCGCCCGCCGTCCCGGACACGGTCCCCGAGCTCATCGCCCGGGCACGCGAACTGGACGAGCAGGGACACCCCGACGCACAGCCCTGCTGGGACCGGCTGCGCACGCTGGTCGCCGCCCCCGACTACACCCACCCCGAGGACCCGGCCGTGGGCCCGCTCGCCAGGCTGCGCGCGGACCTGCTGTCCGACGAGGCCGCCGGCGCCGCCCACCGGGACGACGACGCGCAGGCCGCCGTCCTCTACGCGGAAGCCGCCGCCCTGTACGAAGCGGCCGAGCTGCCGGGTGAGGCGGCGGTCGTCCACGCCGCCGCCGCGCTCGCCAGGAGCGAGGCCGAAGGCGAGGCCGCCGACGCCGAGGAGAAGGCCGAGGGGCTGACCACCGGCCACGCGCACGTGGTCCGGCTGCACGAGGAGACGCCGGGGCTCACGCCGTGTCAGGAAGGCCGCCTGCTGCGCATGCGTGCCAGCGCGCTCTGCCTGCGCGCACAGCTCACCAGGAGCGAGAAACACCTCGCTGCGGCGGCCGCCGAGGTGGAGCAGCTGCACGCGTTCGCCACCCGGCACGAGCTGACGGCCCAGATATCCGGCGCCGTCCTGCTGCGGGCCGGCACCCACGCGCTCTCCGGCGACCTGCCGACCGCGCTCACCGTGCTCGACGCACACGCCGACCGGCTGCGGCAGCACGGCCCCGCCTGGCATCTGCCGCGCACGCTCGGGCTGCGTGGCCGCTTCCGGATGGGCCTGCGCGACGCGCAGGCCGCGTACGCGGAGCTGTCCGAGGCCGTACGCGCGGCAGCCGCGTGGCCGCCCAGGGTCTCCGACACCGCCACTCTCCACGGCGACCTGGCCGAGGTGTGCATGCACCTGGGCCGCCCCGAGGAGGCACTGCGCCACCTCACGCGCTCCGCCGAACTGGACCTCCGACAGGGCAAGCGGACGGACGCCTTCTGCACGTACAGCAACGCCGCCCAGCTCAGCCTGGATCTGGGACGCGTCGAGGACTCCATCGCCCTCCTCGACTCCGTCCTCGCCGAACCGGACATCGCCGCCGGAGAGGTGGACGACCGGCTCACCGCCCAACTCCGCCTGAACCGCGCCCGCGCCCTGCACGCGGGGGAGGACCTCAAGGCCGCCACCACGGAGTTCGTCGCCCTCGCCGCCGAGTCGGCCGGCTGGGACGACGACCCCGGCAGCCACGCCATGATCGCCGCGGAGACGGCCGTGCTCCTCGGCGAGGCCGGCGACTTCGACCGGGCCACCGAAGCCATCGGACAGGCGCTCACCGCCCACGCCCGCGCCCCGCGCTACGAGCAGCTGAGCAACGCCCTGCGCGAACTCGCCCGCCTCCAGGCGGAGCAGCAGGGCGCCGACGGACTCCCCGACGCCCTCGCCCGCCTCGCGGACGCCGACCGGGTGGCCGACGATGCCCGCGCCGCCGGGTACGAACCCCACGGCCGTTCGTTGGAGACCGCCCTCGCCTACGAGCACGGCCGGGTCCACGCCTACGCCGGAGAGTACGAGGACGCCCTGACCGCCTTGGAGAAGGCCCTCGGCGGACTCGGCGAGCCGGGACCGGAGAACGCGGGTGAGTGGGCCGAGTGCACCCGGCTCGCGGGCGTCGTGGAGGGCATCTACCTGGAACGCACCGCCGCCGCCCTCACCCGCCTCGACACGGCGATCCCGCGCCTGGCCGCCCTGGGCCACACCGAGGAGACGGAAGCCCTGACCGCCCTGGCGACCCGGCTCCGCGACGAGGAGTGA
- a CDS encoding HSP90 family protein: protein MTSPDTAPRQTGDDRTFQVDLRGLVDLLSHHLYSSPRVYLRELLQNAVDALTARHSLEPGAAADAFGIRLYADGDVVRVEDDGVGLTETDVHAFLATIGRSSKRAERIAEQRGDFIGQFGIGLLSCFLVADEIHVLSRSARTPDAPAVEWRGRGDGSYTVRTLPASARPDPGTTVTLTPRADAGEWTRPAQVAALARHFGSLLRHPVTVDDGKGGPATRINPEPAPWARTHPTPGARSRALAAYGKEVFGFEPLDTLDLDLPAVGLKGIACVLPEAVPTGRRHGHRVHVKGMLLSEQAEEILPDWAFFVRCVVDAESLRPTASRESLYEDDTLAAVRDALAERLRGWISRIAASDPELLARFLGAHHLAVKSLAVHDDEILRMLLPWIPFETTDGSATLDEFARKHRTVLVTSSVEEFRQVAAIASAAGLGVVNGGYTYDRELVHRLPELRPEVSVADLDPATLTAHLDPVDRETELAAAPYLALARDALAVFDCDVALRTFQPASAPALLIDSRDARHERTRSQLAREQQGGVWGDILGALRQEVPRAQLILNQLNPLVRTAAAIAEPELARTSAEALYGQAAMLSRRPLRPAETSLINRSFLDLLAHALRKDS from the coding sequence ATGACTTCGCCCGACACCGCCCCGCGCCAGACCGGCGACGACCGCACCTTCCAGGTGGACCTGCGCGGCCTCGTCGACCTCCTCTCCCACCACCTCTACTCCAGCCCGCGCGTCTACCTGCGCGAACTCCTGCAGAACGCCGTGGACGCGCTGACCGCCCGGCACAGCCTCGAACCCGGCGCCGCAGCCGACGCGTTCGGCATCCGGCTGTACGCGGACGGGGACGTCGTACGCGTCGAGGACGACGGTGTCGGCCTCACCGAGACCGACGTCCACGCCTTCCTCGCCACGATCGGCCGGAGCAGCAAGCGCGCCGAGCGGATCGCCGAACAGCGCGGCGACTTCATCGGCCAGTTCGGCATCGGACTCCTCTCCTGCTTCCTGGTCGCCGACGAGATCCACGTCCTCAGCCGCTCCGCCCGCACCCCCGACGCACCCGCCGTGGAGTGGCGGGGCCGCGGCGACGGCAGCTACACCGTCCGCACCCTGCCCGCCTCCGCCCGCCCGGACCCCGGCACCACCGTCACGCTCACGCCGCGCGCCGACGCGGGGGAGTGGACCCGCCCGGCCCAGGTCGCCGCCCTGGCCCGGCACTTCGGCTCCCTGCTGCGCCACCCGGTCACGGTGGACGACGGCAAGGGCGGCCCGGCCACGCGCATCAACCCGGAGCCCGCGCCCTGGGCCCGTACCCACCCGACCCCGGGAGCCCGCTCCCGCGCCCTGGCCGCCTACGGCAAGGAGGTCTTCGGCTTCGAACCGCTGGACACCCTCGACCTCGACCTGCCCGCCGTGGGGCTCAAGGGCATCGCCTGCGTACTCCCCGAGGCGGTGCCGACCGGCCGCCGCCACGGCCACCGCGTGCACGTCAAGGGCATGCTCCTGTCGGAGCAGGCCGAGGAGATCCTGCCGGACTGGGCGTTCTTCGTCCGCTGCGTGGTCGACGCCGAGAGCCTGCGCCCCACGGCCTCCCGGGAGTCCCTGTACGAGGACGACACCCTCGCCGCCGTCCGCGACGCCCTCGCGGAACGGCTGCGCGGCTGGATCTCCCGCATCGCCGCCAGCGACCCGGAACTGCTCGCCCGCTTCCTCGGCGCCCACCACCTGGCCGTGAAGTCGCTCGCGGTGCACGACGACGAGATCCTGCGGATGCTGCTGCCCTGGATCCCGTTCGAGACCACCGACGGCTCCGCCACCCTGGACGAGTTCGCCCGCAAGCACCGCACCGTGCTCGTGACCTCCAGCGTGGAGGAGTTCCGGCAGGTCGCGGCGATCGCCTCGGCCGCCGGGCTCGGCGTCGTCAACGGCGGCTACACGTACGACAGGGAACTGGTCCACCGGCTCCCGGAGCTCCGGCCCGAAGTGAGCGTCGCCGACCTCGACCCGGCGACGCTCACCGCCCACCTGGACCCCGTCGACCGCGAGACGGAGCTCGCCGCGGCGCCCTACCTCGCGCTGGCCCGCGACGCCCTCGCGGTCTTCGACTGCGACGTCGCCCTGCGCACTTTCCAGCCCGCCTCGGCCCCGGCCCTCCTCATCGACAGCCGCGACGCCCGGCACGAGCGCACCCGCTCCCAGCTCGCCCGCGAGCAGCAGGGCGGGGTGTGGGGCGACATCCTCGGCGCCCTGCGCCAGGAGGTCCCGCGCGCCCAGCTGATCCTCAACCAGCTCAACCCGCTGGTCCGCACCGCCGCCGCCATCGCCGAGCCGGAGCTGGCCCGTACCAGCGCCGAAGCCCTGTACGGGCAGGCCGCGATGCTGTCCAGGCGCCCGCTCAGGCCCGCCGAGACGAGCCTGATCAACCGCTCCTTCCTCGACCTCCTCGCCCACGCCCTCCGCAAGGACAGCTGA